Part of the Lynx canadensis isolate LIC74 chromosome E3, mLynCan4.pri.v2, whole genome shotgun sequence genome is shown below.
AAGTCGAAACTTAGGTGGCAACTATCCAGAAAAGCTTTCAACAAGAGATAGTCACAATCAGAAGGACAACACAAAGTcaaaagagaaggagagcgaAAATAATCCCGGAGATGGTAAAGGaaacaaacataagaaacataggaaaagaagaaagggggaagagagTGAAGGCTTTCTAAACCCCGAGTTATTAGAAACTTCTAGGAAATCAAGAGAACCTACaagcagtgaagaaaataaaacagactcaTTGTTTGTTCTCCCAAGTAGAGATGATGCTACACCTGTTAGAGATGAACCAATGGATGCAGAATCCATCACTTTCAAGTCGGTGTCTGAAAAAGacaagagggagaaagataaaCCAAAAGCAAAAGGTGACAAGACCAAACGGAAAAATGATGGGTCTACTGtgtccaaaaaagaaaatgttgcaaAACCTGCTAAGGGACCCCAAGAAAAACTAGACGGAGAGCGTGAAAAATCTCCTCGATCTGAACCTCCACTTAAAAAAGCCAAAGAGGAGACTCCAAAGACTGATAATGCTAAATCATCATCTTCCTCCCAAAAAGATGAAAAGACCATTGGTACCCCCAGAAAAGCTCACTCTAAATCAGCAAAAGAACACCAAGAGACAAAACCAGTCAAAGAGGAAAAAGTGAAGAAGGATTACCCCAAAGACGTCAAATCAGAAAAGCTGACTAATAAGGAAGAAAAGGCCAAGAAGCCTAGTGAGAAAAGTAAGCCACCTGAtagcaagggagaaaaaagaaaaagaaaaactgaagagaaaagtGTAGAGAAAGATTTTGAGTCCTCTTCAACGAAAGTCTCTAAACTGGAAATGACTGAAATAGTGAAACCATCACCAAAGCGCAAAATGGAACCTGATATTGAAAAAATGGATAGGACCcctgagaaagacaaaatttCATCATCAACTGCCCCAGCCAAAAAAATTAAGCTCAACAGAGAAACTGGTAAAAAAATTGGGAGTACAGAAAATGTATCTAATACGAAAGAACCCTCTGAAAAATTGGAGTCAGCATCTAGCAAAGTTAAACAAGAAAAAGTCAAAGGAAAGGTCAGACGAAAAGTAGCTGGAGCTGAGGGATCCAGCTCAACTCTTGTGGATTATACAAGGTATCTGATTATGGGTGGTTGGGTATGGATGTTCGTTTTCGGAAAgagtttcctttaattttatccatgtttatgcttttaaaatgtaaccTATAAATTAAGCAGGGGTTAGGtttgggacacctaggtggctcagtcatttgagcatccagctcttggtttgagctcaggttgtgatcccagggtggtgggattgagtcccatgttgggaaagagaaggcctggagcctgcttaagattctctctctctctccccttctgcccctccctcccgctcgctcgctcttaaaaagaaaaaaaagaagggtttaGTCTGGTTTACTCCTATCTTTAAAGAAAGGAGTTGAAGTAAGTAGATTTTGTGAGCCAGCATTTATTAATCCTGTctttaaatcatttaatctctATTAGAGTAGGGTAATTgggttttgagaattaaaaggaCGCTTATGTTTAAGTTATTAGCGTTTATGTATTTATCAGTGTttaggggaacctgagtggctcagtcagctaagtgtctgactcgaggtctgctcaggtcatgatctcttggttcatgaggtcaagccctatgtcgggctctgcagtgataactcagagcctgcttgggattctcttgctctgccccttccctgcacatgCCGTGCACacaggctctctcaaaataaatatttttaaaactcttatttaTCAGTTTTTAGTAATAGCAGATTTTTCATTAacaacattttaattctttttagcACGAGCTCAACTGGAGGCAGTCCTGTGcggaaatctgaagaaaaaacagatacaaaACGGACTGTCATTAAAACTATGGAAGAGTATAATAATGACAATACAGCTCCTGCTGAAGACGTTATTATTATGATTCAGGTTCCTCAGTCCAAATGGGATAAAGATGACTTTGAATCTGAGGAAGAAGATGTTAAGGCCACACAGCCTATGTCAAGTGTAGGAAAACCCGCCAGTGTTATAAAAAATGTTAGCACTAAACCGTTAAATACAGTCAAGTATACTGAAAAAGAAAGTGAGTCGTCAGAGAAAATTCAGAAACTCACCAAGGAAGTTAGCCATGAAATTATACagcatgagatcaagagttcaaAAAACTCTGCATCCAGTGAAAAGGGGAAAGCCAAAGATCGAGATCATTCGGTGTTGGAGAAGGAAAACCCcgaaaagaggaaaaacagcactcagccagagaaagagagtaaCTTGGACCGTCTGAGTGaaccaggaaattttaaaagtctgtctCAATCTTCCAAAGAGACAAGAACTTCAGAAAAGCATGATTCCGTTCGAGGTTCCTCGACTAAAGACTTCACTCCcaacagagataaaaaaacaGACTATGACAACAGAGAGTACTCGAGTTCCAAACGTAGAGACGAAAGGAATGAATTAACAAGAAGGAAAGACTCCCCTTCTCGAAGTAAAGATTCTGCATCTGGACAGAAAACTAAgccaagggaggagagagatTTGCCTAAAAAAGGAACAGGAGATTCCAAAAAGAGCAATTCTAGTCCCTCCAGAGACAAAAAACCTCATGATCACAAAGCCACTTATGATACGAAACGCTCGACTGAAGAGACAAAATCTGTAGATAAAAATCCTTGTAAAGATCGTGAGAAGCACACGTTAGAAGCAAGGAACAATAAAGAATCGGGTGGCAACAAATTACTGTATGTGCTTAACCCACCAGACCCGCAGATTGAAAAGGAGCAAGTTACTGGGCAGACTGACAAGAGCGCTGTCAAGCCTAAGCCACAGTTAAGCCACTCCTCCCGACTTTCCTCCGACTTAACTAGGGAAACTGATGAAGCTGCTTTTGAACCAGACTATAATGAAAGTGACAGTGAAAGCAACATATCTGTAAAAGAGGAGGAAACTTCGGGAAAGATTGCTAAGGAACTGAAAGATAAAGTCGTGGAGAAAGCAAAAGACAGCCTGGACACGGCAGCAGCCAGCCAGGTCGGCACTGCCAGGAGCCAGAGTCCAAGCAGCCCTAGTGTTAGTCCAAGCAGAAGTCATAGCCCTTCTGGCAGCCGGACCCGGAGCCACAGCAGTAGTGCCAGCTCCGCAGAGAGTCAGGAcagcaagaagaagaagaagaagaaggaaaagaagaagcacaagaaacacaaaaaacacaagaagcatAAGAAGCATGCAGGCACTGAAGGAGAGTtggaaaaaagccaaaaacacaaacacaagaaaaagaagtcaaagaagagcaaagataaagaaaaggagaaggagaaagatgacCAAAAAGCGAAATCTGTCCCTGTATAAAgggacagattttaaaaattgacttaatTACTAAGTCATCTGTATTAAATTTTGTTATAATGTAAAGAGATTCAAGCCTTGTAAATAATGATATGGAAGACCCTGTGCTGCACTTAAAATATTGCTGcttgattatttgatttttacatCAGAGCTTTATAACACGAACTTTTGTACAGAATTGTGAGTTGTGACCATGTAACATGAGAGGTTTTGCTAGGGCCTATTATTTTTAACCACCATTAATTAGTTGGGGTGGAGTTTACTGTACTGTGAAATtttcacatttgaatttttttaattgcctggcAAAAGCTGATATCAGTTCTAAAATATCAGCAGAAtgatttgctgaattcattacAACCCCGTTATGTCACTTTTTGATTACAATAAAAGTTTTCAGTAAACTTTTCAAATGTCGAATAATTGCATTACTTGAAGAAAGTctgttctgtctctgcccccctcccgtttcctcatttaaaatacCCTTGAGCCTGTAGCATAAGCTGAACTGAGTGTACAAAATTAGGAAGCAAACATGGTGGATAGACTTCCATCAGTGGGCTGGTAGTGGATGGCCAGAAATAAGAAATCAGGATTAACTGGAGTTCTGggtgggaaaaaaatctaaaagggCCTTAAACATATAAAGTAATTACAAGTTTGGACTTGCATTTTAGCCATGAGGAATTGTGATTTGTTTACATGGTCATGTATTTTTCTGGAAACCCTGATAAAGGAGTATGAAACTCATTGATGAGTTGTCAGCTAGAGAGCACACACCGGTGAGCCTCTAAGGCCTACTTGGTTTGCCTGGTTGACAAAAGCAAGCTGCAGTAGGTCCGGGAGCACTAGGTTAGACTCTGATGGGCTCTTCCTTTGTGTCTGCCGATCAGGAAGTATTGTAGGCAATGAAAAGCTATCGAAAGGTTTTGGGGGGGTTGGGGTAAGAATAGAAACAAGGCAGCACGAACAGGGATCAAGACGACAGCTgctaggaggaggagaaaaaagatcaGCTCCGGTCTGAGGTTGGCCCTGGAGTACCACTGGACTGTGATCATGGAACAGGAAAGGATTTACATTAGCAGCAACTTGCTTCTGTTAACCTCGTGTCTCTGTGCCTTGTCGGGATTTCCAGACTCTGCCATGTGGATAGTAATGCAGACATACATACTTCAttgaatgtgttttttaatgcagcatttaatattcaaagaaaaattaatgtggGTGACACATGTTAAACAGCATCATTCAGAACTGAGTTAAGTTTATTGAATGCTTCTCAAAAGTAAGTTTGTTAAAATAAGTTAAACCCAACTTTCCTTTAAAGGGCTCCATCACTGGGGATGAGGATGTCTGTTCTGCCcgctcccagccccacccccacaacaCATACTGCTGTTTCTACTTTCAGATACTCCAACTAGGCTACCCTCTTAACTCTTACTGTAAATCAGGACCCCAGATCTAGATCATATCTCCCCCATTCATTGAGGATTTTAGCACCCAGAACTCTTCAGCATAAATTTCATCATGTGAGGTCAGTTTGTTTACCAAGCCTCTGGTCTTTGATTTTAATCtcagctgacttttttttaactgcGGTGCACTCGTATGACAGTTTTCCAGAATTCCTCATCTGTGATGATTCTGCTCATGAGTTGAAACCAGTATTTCATAGATAGCCTGGTCTTCCAGCTCCATCCTCAACTTAGGCCCGAGGTTTTAACTTTTCTCTTACTCTTTCTACTGTCTGTGGTTACCTAAGCCCTGCCATTTCCACACGACATTCCCCAAACCTGTCCCCTCTTCCCCATCTTCCTGTTCTAAAACAGTGGAACTCCCAAACCTAAACAAGGGTGCTGAATGGGGTGTTTAGCGAAATTAAAGGCTTGAGAGAAATGTTAAGGAATGACTGCCAGGCACTGTAAGGTGCTTGTGTCtatttgattcttaaaaattCTAGTGGCTTTTGATGTCTGATACCCCTTTGAGGAGGAAATTCCACTGCCTATGAAGCTGCAGGCCAACCTTGGGTGCTCAAACCTCAGTGCCTAACTAGTCCAACTACCCCGCCATGGGGCAGAGTTGGGCAACATGGAAGGCCCAGCTAGAAAGTTGGGCAACATGGAAGGCCCAACCAGAAACCCCTAGTTTTGCTGGTCCCCAGAAAGTCCACATTCTGTCTCCTTACCTAATGCACTCAGCTGTTTTAATCTGGCTGGAATTTTCTTCCGCCTCTGCCCGTCTCATAATTTCCTATTCATTGTTCAAGAGTTAGCTTGCCCTTTTTGAACTACTCCCTCGCAGTACCTGCCCGCCCACCCCGGTGCACACCTGGGATACAGTGGCATCGCTGAATACGCTGTGGTGACACTCCAGTTGTTTTCTATGGGTTTTGATCGTCTTCCTCACGGGACTGAGAGTCTCGAAAGGAATGTGTGGTTTATATTCCAGAAGCCAAACCACGCCTTGCACATAATGTTTGATAAgacaaagtaactttttttttttttttagattgaagTTAAATTTTGCAATCTTCCTGGAAACCAGCGATGTGTCAACATTTGTaagggaggaaaataatttttgagctACTACAGATTGGGAAGATAGTAGCCTTCCAATAACCAGCTGCCTCACTGTGCCAAGGATATTGCAAAGCCTTACAATCAGAGGCCTAAGAATAACTCCTTTGCTAGTCTCAGCATGCCAAATGAAGAGTGCTAAGTCCCCTCCGAAATGTTTAATCCTAGGATTTCAGAGAAAGCCAGTTAATGGTTTATTCATTCCGATTTGTGCAAGTGTCCCCATCTGTCTTGTCCACTTTTTCCTGTCTTTAACTCCTTCAATGAATGCTGTTCTTATTGTACAAAACTACACAGAACAAAACCTCTGATTTGGAGCATGCTCGCTCTTCTTTAAGTCCTTTTATATTACTGCTATTTACGTAAGCCAGCTTCAGCTGGTCTCTTACTTTAACAAAGCCTTGCTAATACATAGGTATGTATAGATAGTGTGCCCtactttttctatttatgtatcCTAAATACATCCTTTGGCATTAACATTTTTCatcaacatttttaagaattgtaatcatgaaagaaataaagtaagCCACTTAAATCCTTGATAAAGGGTAGTGTGGCACTGGTATATGTGGATAACAGTACACACTAATAAAAATGGGGTTACCAGGAGTGTTCAGAGATTTCATGAGAATTCTTTTCAGCAATGTAGTCTCAACACTTCATCAAGGCTTCTCTTTGTTATAggcttttgagattatttttaagatCATGTTAAAAGGACTTGTAAAGAATAGCTATTGCTAatttgaaggggggaaaaaaagccattgCTAATTTATGCATTTCTAAAAAACTAATGGTGGGTGAACAGTGATCCCGTATTAGAACCAACACCAGAATGAATCTTGCCTTCCCACATAGAAATGTAGCTACGTAGTCATTTGCTATGAAGTTGGCTTGGCCAGTGTGGATCTTTTtcaatttagtttttcatttttaaagtcttcAGTACTAAGAGATACTAGTAAAAGAGTGGACATTCACTGAAAAttcaaaatagtttctttttgtagAAACATTGACACTGTAGattttttgatattataaataCGTTTTAACCTAGGCTTAATAACACACAAGGAAATATGGTAGACTGATTCCTTTTCATGTCCTGAAACTTAAAACTAATAAATTGGATgaaggatgcctggctggctcaattggtggagcatgcaacttgatctctgcgttgtgagttagagccccacgttgggtggagGGATTActttaagtaaaacttaaaaacaaattggaTGAAAAgtgaacataggagaaaattgTATCAGTGCTAGAACCCAGGGAAAGGAtgggaggagcagacagaaatGGGGGAACTTTGCCACAAtgccacattttaaaagttgtgtttttgtttgttttttgtttttgttttcaaactaaAGACAGATGCCCAGAATTCTCTTCCTTGACAAAGCAGATGGCCTTTTGGGAAGTGCAAATAGAAGATCTTGAGCATTATGAATGCTTCATAATCGGGAGGGACAATGGTAGGTTATGGAGCATATGAGGACTACTCTCTCTGTGGTCATTTTAATATGGGAATTGCACAAAGGAACCCTGAAACCTAGGCTGCAACGTTGATGGGGATAGGAGAAGATTCCACCCGAAACCAGATTGGCTGTATGTGGACTCATTGCCAGGAAGGGGGTTAGACCACAGAGGCCTCATTCCCCCGGCTATTACAAGTTGGGGTTAAAAACCAAAGATACACAATTTTCACCTCATGATAATATTGGTACTAGAATAGGTAGATCAGAGGAATTGAGTAAAActccagaaattgacccacataAGTAAGTAATAACAGTTGCAgcataaataaatgtgaaaaagatcAATTTTTCAGTAAGTAGCTTTGAGAGAGCTGGATTaccattttgagaaaaaaattttcacaTCTTAAAATTCTAGATGGattaaataaatatccaaaattttattttactaccCAACCTGAGTATTGGTCAGTTTTCCTTTTTCGAGGATCTTTGATAGTTTAggtctttatttttcaaactgaCCGGTCACCTGGAAACCCAAGATCTTCCCCAAAATTTCTGATAATACTTGTGAGATGTGGTTTATTGTAGTTGGCTCCTTTCTGACTCCCTGATGTCTATTCCTGGTGCTGATTCTTCTCTTCAGATCTCACTACAGTAGAGTCTCAAGTCTTCATAAGTTTTGTGACATTTCCCTCAGAATACATCACACCCTCTCATCTCCCTGTGTCCAGTGTCAttacttcttttctctcctaCACCATCAGCTCTTCCTCTTTCAAGGTATTTTTCTGAGGCAAGAAACCATCGCCCTGTGATGAATTATGCCATTAGAGAGCAGAGGACGCTGCTGGCATTTCTTTAGAATAGCAATGCCTTTCTTCcctgtacaatttttaaaaattacaaactcAACTAttgtacagaaatacaaatggccaattgACATTTGAAAAGGTTAAATGTCACTGGCAATAAAAACACCAGTGAGATGAAGTTCCTCTGCCTTCAGGTATTTAGAGTTGCCTGCAAGTCCCAAACCAACCCAATTCTCCCTTGTCTCAACCCCTTGGCATTTCCACCAGCATTTGTCCCGTGGTTAATGTTTCACTAAGTTTGCTTAGATCGTAATACACATCCTCAGTTTACAGGCTTTtaaattctgtgtttatttctgacaAAGTCCTTgcatagtttttaaaagtcttcaagTTCTTCAAGACCTAAAACACCAGAgtctcctgcccccacccactaCACCCTGACTCCAGACTCCAGCTCTTCAGATGCAATCAGTTCCAactcttctttctttgaaaacaaaacagaaacacttgAACATAAAAagtcttgatttttcagtttcaaGTATTAGCTACTACTGACTCtagcccctccccatcccccccccaagTCTCTTCTCCCATCCTCTAAATAAAAGTTCTCATCTGGACTGAATTGAAATGCTATGGACATTCTTAGGCCTTTACATCTGTACTTCAAAATCAAATCATTTGGTATATTAGGATTCTTTTTCCTGTAAAATTTTGGTTTCCCCAGAATTAATAActggcttattttaaaaagtgtttcatttCCTAAAGATTACTCAAAAAATGTAAACCTCTTCCTCAGTATATTCAAATAAATCAAGTGGTCTTTTAGTTCATCTTTTTTCGTGTGATACGTCTCCTATGAAAATTGGTTGTCCTCTAGGCCAGCCACACAGCTATGACCCTGCAAGCTTCTTTACTACCATCCTGGGAATTttcctcaccctctccctgcaATGGATCTTTGtgtcttccattctgtgtctttctctttccaggTTTTCTGCCTTATTTGCGGCGAAGGGCACATTCTCTGGTAGATTCTTGAGAAAGGCTGCGTGAAAAGGTAAGTTTTTTGAGAGCCTGTAACATCACGAATGTTCTGACTCCACCCCCACACCTGATTTATGGTTTGAGTCAAGAATTGTAGGTTGCAAGTTATTTTCACTCATACTTGCAAGCATTTCTCATAATCTAGCTTCTAGCATTGCCGAGAAGGAGTTCAAAGCCATTGTGATTCCCGATCCGTTTTTGTGATATCCTTTGAAGCaaagggctggaactcacaaaccttgagatcttgacctgagctgaaaccaggagtcaggtgctcaaccaactgagccacccaagcaaccccACTTTGGCGGTATTTCTAATCTTTGTCTAACCCAAATTCAAAAAGCTCCTCCcagattttcttctaaaaactttATAACTTTGGGTTTGCACTTAGATTGATGATCCAGTTTTTAataccagctttattgagatctaTTTCACATACCATAAAGTTTACCCCTTTGTCGTATAAtcgtatacagttcagtggttttgaGGGTATTCACGGAGTTGTGTGACTATTACCACCATCTAATTAGAACACTCTCATAACCCTGAAAAGGAACCCCTTACCCATCGGTCATTCCCCATTCCCTCCTCACCTCAActcctggcaactactgatctacCTTCTGCCTCCATGGATTTGCCTTTATGGACATTTcgtataaattgaatcatacagtatgtggtcttttgtctctggcttctttcgctGAGCATAacgttttcagggttcatccgtgttgtagtaTGTGTCAGTATCCCATTCTTTTCTGTGACGGAACAATAATCCACTGTGGCTCTACCATCACTTGATGTGCGTTTGACTTGTTTCCCCTTTTcggctattatgaacaatgtgGCTaggaacattcatgtacaagttttccTGTGGTtgtgtattttcagttttcaatcctataaatggaattgatggatcatatgcCAAATGGTTCCCAAAACAGctctatctttttatttatttatttatttatttatttttcaacgtttatttatttttgggacagagagagacagagcatgaacgggggaggagcagagagagagggagacacagaatcggaaacaggctccaggctccgagccatcagcccagagcctgacgcggggctcgaactcacggaccgcgagatcgtgacctggctgaagtcggacgcttaaccgactgcgccacccaggcgcccctctgagagTTATTTGTAATGGCTGTTGTGttttgtcaaaaaatttttttggcatctattgaaataattgtgtgggttttcttttctagtcATCATGTGAATTACATTGATTAAATGTTAAATTGACCTTATATAGCTGGAATAAACCCCACTGGATCATTATGTGGTAGCCCTTTCATATGatattaaattcaatttaataaaactttgttaagaattttttcatctttttaagaGGTATATTCATTTTTAGTTATGTTCCTTGTACTGTGTTTGTCTGAATTTGATATCTGAGCAGTGCTGACTTTGTAGAATTCATTGGGAAATATTTCTccttcaattttctggaagagcTGGTATagaatttgaattatttcttccttaagaatttggtacaggggtgtctgggtggttcagtctgttatgcatctgactcttgatttcatctcaggtcatgatctcatggttatgagatagagccccacccacgtcaggctctgctgagcgcggagcctgcttgggattctctctctctctctctctctctctctctctctctctctctctctctatgttccttccttccccaccccccacacacattctctctctttctctctgtcacataaataaataaacattttttttaaagaacttggtAGAATTACTcagtgaagtcatctggccctgtaGTTTCTCTTACTGAAAAGATTTTAAGTgcaatttcaatttctttaatagacatAACACTTATCCAAGTTATCTATCTATTCTTGAGTGAGCTTTGACACTTTGTGTCTTTCCAGGCACTTTCCTACTTTATCAAAGTTGTCAAGTTCATCAACATAAAGTTACCCATAATATCTTCTTCTTATCCTTTTTAATATTCATAGAGTCTGGAGTAGTGTTATCTTTCTCACTCCTGATATTGGTAGCTTGTGTCTTGTCCTTTTTTCTCCCTGACAAGTGTGGCTAGAAGTTTATTAATTGTATTGATCTGTTAACAttggcttttggtttcattgattttgctGTATTATCTTTTAGTTGTCTATTTTGTAAATGTctgttctaattttatatttcctttcttctgcttactctgtgctttatttgcttttatttttttctcctaatttcttAAGGCAATAGCGGAAGTTATTGAGTTgaggtctttcttttcttttcttttcttttttaacatttatttatttttgagagacagagagagacagagcagtagtcagggagggatagagagagagggagacacagaatctgaagcaggttccagctctgagctgtcagcacagagcctgatgtggggcttgaactcacaagccgtgagatcatgacctgagctgaagtcagatgcttaactgactgagccacccaggtgccccgaggtctTTCTTTTCTCGTATAGGCATTTAGTGTCACAGATTTCCATTTAAATACCATCTTAGCTTCATCTaacatttttgttacattttaattagCACTCAGTTCAaaattctagtttcttttttgatttttcttttcacccatgggttatttagaagtatgttatttagtttccaaatatttagagatttttcAGATATGTTActgattttgtaaattttttaatgtttatttatttttgagacagagagagagagcaggggaggagcagagagagagggagacacagaatctgaagcaggctccaggctgcaggctctgagctgtcagcacagagcccgatgcagggctcaaacccacggattgtgacatcatgacctaagccaaagtcagatgcttaactgactgagccaaccaggctccccaaTATATGTTACtgatgttatgttatgttatgttatgttatgttatgttattttattttttaaatttacatccaaattagttagcatatagtgcaacaatgatttcaggagtagattccttagtgccccttacccatttagctcatcccccctcccatacccctccagtaaccctcagtgtCTTCTCCatatataagagtctcttatgttttgtccccctccctgtttttatattatttttgcttcccttcccttgtgttcatctgttctgtgtcttaaagtcctcatatgagtgaagtcgtacgatatttgtctttctgactaattttgcttagcataataccctctagttccatccatgtagttgcaaatggcaagatttcattctttttgattgccgagtaatactccattgtatatatatgccacatcttctttattcattcttccatcGATGGTCATTTTggcctttccatactttggctatggaacaatatttgttcttcctatccaggaacatggaatatttttccgtttttttgtgtgtcttattcaatttctttcataagctttctatagtttttagtgtatagattgttcacctctttggttagatttcttcctaggtattttatggtttttgcaattataaatgggatcgattccttgatttctctttcttcattgttgatgtataggaatgcaaccaatttctgtgcgttgattttatatcctgcaactttgctgaattcatgaatcagttctagcagctttttggtggaatcttttgggttttcca
Proteins encoded:
- the RBBP6 gene encoding E3 ubiquitin-protein ligase RBBP6 isoform X1; the protein is MSCVHYKFSSKLNYDTVTFDGLHISLCDLKKQIMGREKLKAADCDLQITNAQTKEEYTDDNALIPKNSSVIVRRIPIGGVKSTSKTYVISRTEPVMGTSKAIDDSSASISLAQLTKTANLAEANASEEDKIKAMMSQSGHEYDPINYMKKPLGPPPPSYTCFRCGKPGHYIKNCPTNGDKNFESGPRIKKSTGIPRSFMMEVKDPNMKGAMLTNTGKYAIPTIDAEAYAIGKKEKPPFLPEEPSSSSEEDDPIPDELLCLICKDIMTDAVVIPCCGNSYCDECIRTALLESDDHTCPTCHQNDVSPDALIANKFLRQAVNNFKNETGYTKRLRKQLPPPQPAIPPPRPLIQRNLQPLMRSPISRQQDPLMIPVTSSTHPAPSISSLTSNQSSLAPPVPGNSSSTPAPVPDITATVSISVHSEKPDGPFRDSDNKILPAAALASEHSKGTSSIAITALMEEKGYQVPVLGTPSLLGQSLLHGQLIPTTGPVRINTARPGGGRPGWEHSNKLGYLVSPPQQIRRGERSCYRSINRGRHHSERSQRTQGPSLPATPVFVPVPPPPLYPPPPHTLPLPPGVPPPQFSPQFPPGQPPPAGYSVPPPGFPPAPANLSTPWVSSGVQTAHSNTIPTTQAPPLSREEFYREQRRLKEEEKKKSKLDEFTNDFAKELMEYKKIQKERRRSFSRSKSPYSGSSYSRSSYTYSKSRSGSTRSRSYSRSFSRSHSRSYSRSPPYPRRGRGKSRNYRSRSRSHGYHRSRSRSPPYRRYHSRSRSPQAFRGQSPNKRNVPQGETEREYFNRYREVPPPYDMKAYYGRSVDFRDPFEKERYREWERKYREWYEKYYKGYAAGAQPRPSANRENFSPERFLPLNIRNSPFTRGRREDYAGGQSHRSRNLGGNYPEKLSTRDSHNQKDNTKSKEKESENNPGDGKGNKHKKHRKRRKGEESEGFLNPELLETSRKSREPTSSEENKTDSLFVLPSRDDATPVRDEPMDAESITFKSVSEKDKREKDKPKAKGDKTKRKNDGSTVSKKENVAKPAKGPQEKLDGEREKSPRSEPPLKKAKEETPKTDNAKSSSSSQKDEKTIGTPRKAHSKSAKEHQETKPVKEEKVKKDYPKDVKSEKLTNKEEKAKKPSEKSKPPDSKGEKRKRKTEEKSVEKDFESSSTKVSKLEMTEIVKPSPKRKMEPDIEKMDRTPEKDKISSSTAPAKKIKLNRETGKKIGSTENVSNTKEPSEKLESASSKVKQEKVKGKVRRKVAGAEGSSSTLVDYTSTSSTGGSPVRKSEEKTDTKRTVIKTMEEYNNDNTAPAEDVIIMIQVPQSKWDKDDFESEEEDVKATQPMSSVGKPASVIKNVSTKPLNTVKYTEKESESSEKIQKLTKEVSHEIIQHEIKSSKNSASSEKGKAKDRDHSVLEKENPEKRKNSTQPEKESNLDRLSEPGNFKSLSQSSKETRTSEKHDSVRGSSTKDFTPNRDKKTDYDNREYSSSKRRDERNELTRRKDSPSRSKDSASGQKTKPREERDLPKKGTGDSKKSNSSPSRDKKPHDHKATYDTKRSTEETKSVDKNPCKDREKHTLEARNNKESGGNKLLYVLNPPDPQIEKEQVTGQTDKSAVKPKPQLSHSSRLSSDLTRETDEAAFEPDYNESDSESNISVKEEETSGKIAKELKDKVVEKAKDSLDTAAASQVGTARSQSPSSPSVSPSRSHSPSGSRTRSHSSSASSAESQDSKKKKKKKEKKKHKKHKKHKKHKKHAGTEGELEKSQKHKHKKKKSKKSKDKEKEKEKDDQKAKSVPV